A single genomic interval of Zingiber officinale cultivar Zhangliang chromosome 4A, Zo_v1.1, whole genome shotgun sequence harbors:
- the LOC121970187 gene encoding F-box protein FBX14-like: MDQLPEDVLENVLQFLVCRRDRNAASLVCRSWYRAEAHTRRELFVGNCYAVSPARALRRFCGVRALVLKGRPRFTDLHPFPRNWGACFSPWLTALTTASPWLERVCLKRMTVSDADLALLAFSFPSFVDLTLIGCYGFGTPGLAVIAELCKNLRVLDLIENDVEDEDEAPVDWISRFPKTTTSLESLSFECVTRPVNFSALEALVARSPSLQRLRVNQNVSLGQLRRLMIRAPHLTHLGTGSFCPGIAEDLNAADLEQAFLASKSLICLSGFREVAPEYLLAVLPVCANLVSLNLSYAVITAELLKPVMLECHNLRTFWVLDTIGDEGLRTVAKACKNLHELRVFHYTDYSVSDAGLVAISNGCWKLQSILFFCQRMTNAALVTMSKNCPDLVVFRLCISNVHCPDHVTGESMDEGFGAIVMNCKKLTNLTVSGLLTDKVFEYIATYGKLVRTLSVEFAGNTDLSLKYVLEGCRRLQKLEIRNCPFGDAGLLSGIHQYYNMRFLWMASCELSLSGCKEVAQSMPNLVVEVIGDWLDLNSWSEHFDSCSEDLDSDDVDELYLYRSLEGPRNDAPPSVSIL, from the exons ATGGACCAGCTGCCGGAGGACGTTCTGGAGAACGTGCTTCAGTTCCTGGTCTGCCGGAGGGACCGGAACGCGGCGTCGCTGGTGTGCCGGTCCTGGTACCGCGCCGAGGCGCATACCCGGCGCGAGCTCTTCGTCGGCAACTGCTACGCTGTGTCTCCGGCGCGTGCGCTACGGAGGTTCTGCGGCGTCCGGGCCCTCGTGCTCAAGGGGCGCCCTCGCTTCACCGACTTGCACCCGTTTCCGCGCAACTGGGGCGCCTGCTTCTCCCCCTGGCTCACTGCTTTGACCACCGCATCCCCCTGGCTTGAGCGCGTCTGCCTCAAGCGGATGACCGTGTCCGACGCCGACCTCGCCCTCCTCGCCTTCTCCTTCCCCTCCTTCGTCGATCTCACGCTCATCGGCTGCTATGGGTTCGGCACCCCTGGTCTCGCCGTCATCGCTGAGCTCTGCAA GAATCTGAGGGTCTTGGATCTGATTGAGAACGATGTGGAGGACGAGGACGAGGCGCCCGTCGACTGGATCTCGAGGTTCCCGAAGACAACTACCTCTTTGGAGTCGCTCTCGTTCGAGTGCGTTACTCGCCCAGTGAACTTCTCCGCCCTGGAGGCCCTGGTCGCTCGTTCGCCCTCCCTCCAGCGGCTGCGGGTGAACCAGAATGTCTCTCTTGGCCAGCTCCGCCGCCTCATGATCCGGGCGCCGCACCTGACCCACCTCGGCACCGGTTCCTTCTGTCCCGGCATCGCTGAAGATCTCAACGCCGCTGACCTCGAGCAAGCCTTTCTCGCTTCCAAGTCGCTCATTTGTCTTTCGGGGTTCCGCGAGGTGGCGCCGGAGTACCTCCTGGCCGTCCTCCCCGTCTGCGCCAACCTTGTCTCGCTCAACTTAAGCTACGCCGTGATCACCGCTGAACTGCTCAAGCCTGTGATGCTCGAATGCCACAACCTCCGCACCTTCTGG GTTCTTGATACCATCGGTGACGAGGGACTACGTACGGTGGCCAAGGCATGCAAGAACCTCCACGAGCTCAGAGTGTTTCACTACACGGACTACTCCGTCTCTGATGCTGGCCTTGTGGCAATCTCAAACGGATGCTGGAAGCTCCAATCGATCCTGTTCTTCTGCCAGCGAATGACGAATGCTGCCTTGGTAACCATGTCCAAGAACTGCCCAGACCTGGTCGTATTCCGCCTCTGCATCAGCAACGTCCACTGCCCCGATCACGTCACTGGGGAGTCTATGGACGAAGGCTTTGGAGCCATTGTCATGAACTGCAAGAAGCTCACTAATCTCACTGTCTCCGGCCTGCTGACCGACAAAGTGTTCGAATACATCGCAACCTATGGCAAACTGGTTAGAACTCTCTCAGTGGAGTTTGCTGGAAACACTGATCTGAGCCTGAAGTACGTGCTCGAAGGCTGTCGCAGACTGCAGAAGCTGGAGATTAGGAATTGCCCTTTCGGTGATGCAGGCCTGCTCTCAGGCATCCACCAGTACTACAACATGAGGTTCTTGTGGATGGCCTCATGCGAGCTATCTTTAAGTGGTTGCAAGGAGGTGGCTCAGAGTATGCCTAACTTGGTGGTGGAAGTGATCGGAGATTGGCTAGACCTTAACAGCTGGTCCGAGCACTTTGACAGCTGTTCTGAGGACCTTGATAGCGATGACGTGGATGAGTTGTATCTGTACCGGTCTCTTGAAGGGCCGAGGAATGATGCACCCCCCTCCGTCAGCATCTTGTAG